A segment of the Thermodesulfobacteriota bacterium genome:
GATAGCGTTAAAGAGGGGGTGAGCCGGAAGGGTGTAGCTTTCCTTCCGTCAGGTGGCGTCAGGCGGCCTTAACGACCGCGCCGGACCTGATGCACCGCGAACATACCTGCATCCGCTTTGTCCTGCCGCTGTAGGTAACGCGCACCTTCTGGAGGTTGGGGTTCCATCTCCGGCGGGTCTTGTTGTTGGCGTGGCTTACGTTGTTGCCGAAGGCCGGACCCTTTCCGCATATCTCGCATGTGGCTGACATTTTGGTCTCTACTCCCTTCTTGTGGACTTTTAGTGTAAATTGGAATATAGTTTCATAACACATTTTTTTCCTATTTGCAAGGGGGTATTAGATGGCACCACGGGGATACGTCCTGCTGGGCATATTTTTCTTTGCCTGCACGCTTTACCACTTCATAAACTTCGTCAATGATATGAAGGGCTACCGTGCTCAAGCGGGCAACCCCGCCCACGCGATAGTCGTCCTTACCGGTGGGACCGGGAGGGTCGAAGCGGGGCTCGACCTCTTGAGGAAGCGCCTGGGCGGGGTGCTTATACTGAGCGGGGTGAACAGGGAGGCGGACCTCGATTCCATATTCATGGGGAGGCTCGGCGAGAGGGAGCGCCTGAGGGTCGTGCTCGAAAAGAAATCGAGGAGTACTTACGAGAACGCCGTCGAGATAAAGAAGTTCATGACCGAGAGGAACCTCAATTCCCTTATCCTCGTAACTTCGATCTACCACATGAAGAGGGCCTCCTACATCTTCAAGCGCATCATGCCCACGGACGTGCTTATGGAAACCTACCCGGTATTCGACCCGGACTTCGATGAGAACTGGTGGAGGGGAGGGGGGGGCTATAGCGTCCTCTTCGAGTTCACGAAGTACTACTGGTACTATCTGAAGTTCAACCTGGAAGTGATTATGGCCTGAGACGGGCTGCTCCTTGCGAAGCTATTCGAGCACCTGCCGGGCTTCGGCAAAGCCCGGTCTAATCCGCCGGAGCCTAAATCTCAACGCTCCCGCCGGGCTCGACTATCCTTACCTCGGTCGATGTGCCCTCGAGCCCACGCCGGAACTCCTCGGGGTCCTGCTTTATAACGTCCCATGTGTTGTAGTGCATGGGGATAGCGACCTTCGCCCGGAGGAGCCCCGCGGCCGCTATCGCGTCCTCTATCCCCATGGTGAAGTTGTCGCCTATGGGCAGGAGCGCGCAGTCCACGGGCCCTATGAGAGACATGTCGGAGAAGAGCCCCGTGTCTCCGGCATGGTAGATGCGCTTCCCGTCCATGGTTATGAGGAAGCCGCAGGGGCTGCCCACCGCACCCGTATCGGTTGTCGAGCCGTGGAAGGCGATGGTGAGTTTTACCCTGCCGAACGGGAAGTCGTGGCCCCCTCCTATGTGCATCTCGTGGCCCGCGGCACCTTTATCC
Coding sequences within it:
- a CDS encoding metal-dependent hydrolase; translation: MKISYLGHSCFTIEGEKGKIIIDPFLTGNPQAKMKPEDVKVDAVLVTHGHADHLGDAVEIAKANDAPIIAPFELVNYCADKGAAGHEMHIGGGHDFPFGRVKLTIAFHGSTTDTGAVGSPCGFLITMDGKRIYHAGDTGLFSDMSLIGPVDCALLPIGDNFTMGIEDAIAAAGLLRAKVAIPMHYNTWDVIKQDPEEFRRGLEGTSTEVRIVEPGGSVEI
- the rpmB gene encoding 50S ribosomal protein L28, with product MSATCEICGKGPAFGNNVSHANNKTRRRWNPNLQKVRVTYSGRTKRMQVCSRCIRSGAVVKAA
- a CDS encoding YdcF family protein → MAPRGYVLLGIFFFACTLYHFINFVNDMKGYRAQAGNPAHAIVVLTGGTGRVEAGLDLLRKRLGGVLILSGVNREADLDSIFMGRLGERERLRVVLEKKSRSTYENAVEIKKFMTERNLNSLILVTSIYHMKRASYIFKRIMPTDVLMETYPVFDPDFDENWWRGGGGYSVLFEFTKYYWYYLKFNLEVIMA